A window from Aerococcus sp. Group 1 encodes these proteins:
- a CDS encoding S-adenosyl-l-methionine hydroxide adenosyltransferase family protein: protein MGIDFSKVPAFRQQLVFQSDFGLNDGAVSAMTGVVVTVDESLSIHHLTHNIPPYDIYLAGYRLYQTYSYWPQGTIFVSIVDPGVGYKQKSVIALLDSGHYIVTPNNGTLSFLAKYVGIRAVWEIDKEKNLLPSTNQSYTFYGRDLYAYTAARLSSGQLPLSEVGEEVTMSELTLFDIADYQINREQGLLSGHIAIHDERFGSLWTNIPYDYLQELEVKTGDQLHLQIHHQGQTVYDDVVPVVQSFQSVPQSRALIYCNSLKNLAVALNQNSFAQAYKVGYGPDWQVSFQKIK from the coding sequence ATGGGTATCGATTTTAGTAAAGTACCGGCTTTTCGTCAGCAATTAGTCTTTCAAAGTGACTTTGGACTTAATGATGGAGCGGTATCGGCCATGACAGGGGTGGTAGTGACGGTTGATGAGAGTCTCAGTATCCATCACTTAACCCATAACATTCCCCCTTATGATATTTATTTGGCTGGTTACCGGCTTTATCAGACCTATTCCTACTGGCCTCAGGGGACGATTTTTGTCTCGATTGTGGACCCTGGCGTGGGCTACAAGCAAAAGTCAGTGATCGCTTTATTAGATAGTGGTCACTATATTGTCACCCCTAATAATGGGACACTCTCTTTCCTAGCTAAATATGTGGGCATCCGGGCTGTTTGGGAAATTGATAAGGAGAAGAACCTGTTACCTTCAACCAATCAATCCTATACTTTCTATGGTCGTGATTTATATGCTTATACTGCTGCACGCTTATCGAGTGGGCAACTGCCGCTAAGTGAGGTGGGCGAAGAAGTCACTATGAGTGAGTTAACGCTCTTTGATATTGCTGATTACCAAATAAATCGTGAGCAAGGTCTTCTCAGTGGTCACATTGCTATCCACGATGAACGCTTTGGCTCTTTATGGACCAATATTCCCTATGATTATTTACAGGAATTAGAAGTCAAAACAGGAGACCAATTGCATCTTCAGATTCATCACCAAGGGCAGACTGTCTATGATGACGTGGTTCCCGTGGTCCAATCCTTCCAATCGGTTCCGCAAAGCCGAGCGCTTATTTACTGCAATTCACTTAAGAACTTGGCCGTGGCTCTCAATCAAAACAGCTTTGCCCAAGCCTATAAGGTAGGTTACGGCCCCGATTGGCAAGTGAGCTTTCAAAAAATTAAATAA
- a CDS encoding SAM hydroxide adenosyltransferase codes for MGEIIDPNFGNYWTNIPFAWLKDQAGKSVRVIVGSASGAVVFDEAIQIHKTFGEVSLGELTIYQNEFGNLSLAINQGSFISKYDLPYGVGVSVEVVLSEEE; via the coding sequence ATGGGTGAGATTATTGACCCTAACTTTGGTAATTATTGGACCAATATTCCCTTTGCCTGGTTAAAAGACCAAGCCGGGAAGTCAGTTAGAGTCATTGTGGGTTCAGCGAGTGGAGCAGTCGTCTTCGATGAAGCGATTCAAATCCATAAGACCTTTGGCGAGGTGAGCTTAGGGGAATTAACTATTTATCAGAATGAATTTGGCAACTTGAGTCTAGCTATTAACCAGGGCAGTTTTATTTCTAAATACGACCTGCCTTATGGGGTTGGGGTTAGTGTCGAAGTAGTATTGAGTGAGGAGGAATAG
- a CDS encoding energy-coupling factor transporter transmembrane protein EcfT, with amino-acid sequence MHEQLIIRYDIGDGYFDRLAGSTKLWVFVTALALMMVSFDLRIILPLFLIHSWIFKQVYRESRALKFIFRFMLIMNLINVLLYYLANPLTGTDLAGQITVLYRFNDYFVITYETLIYFLARIMKMIGSLIISLCFILTITPTQLASGLYAMGVPYQIGTMFSLGLRYMPDIFRDFTAIKESMQMRGLELNPKRASVFKRLKANTAILLPLIIVSFDQVETISSAMDLRGYGQGKKRTYYGDLEPGDHDKQMRLLAMVQGGIFVIYMWLRLTGRVHELWVI; translated from the coding sequence ATGCATGAGCAATTGATTATCCGTTATGATATTGGCGATGGCTACTTTGATCGCCTAGCGGGGTCAACCAAGTTATGGGTTTTTGTTACTGCGCTAGCCTTAATGATGGTGTCTTTCGATTTGCGGATTATCCTTCCCCTCTTTCTTATCCACTCCTGGATCTTTAAGCAGGTTTACCGGGAAAGTCGGGCGTTGAAGTTTATCTTTCGCTTTATGTTAATCATGAACCTGATTAATGTCTTGCTTTACTATCTGGCTAATCCCTTAACCGGGACCGATCTGGCGGGACAAATAACGGTTTTATATCGCTTTAATGATTACTTTGTCATCACCTATGAGACCTTAATTTACTTTTTAGCCAGAATTATGAAGATGATCGGCAGTTTGATTATCAGTCTCTGCTTTATCTTAACCATTACCCCCACCCAGTTAGCCAGTGGTTTGTATGCCATGGGGGTTCCTTACCAAATTGGCACCATGTTCTCCTTGGGGCTGAGATATATGCCGGATATCTTTCGTGATTTTACCGCCATTAAGGAATCCATGCAGATGCGGGGCTTGGAGCTCAATCCTAAGCGGGCCAGCGTCTTCAAACGGCTCAAGGCCAATACTGCTATTCTCTTGCCCTTAATTATTGTCTCTTTTGACCAGGTCGAAACCATTTCCAGTGCCATGGATCTGAGAGGCTATGGCCAAGGGAAAAAACGGACTTACTATGGAGACCTTGAGCCTGGTGACCATGATAAACAGATGCGCCTCTTAGCCATGGTGCAAGGGGGAATCTTTGTTATTTATATGTGGTTACGACTTACTGGAAGAGTGCATGAATTGTGGGTTATTTAG
- a CDS encoding ABC transporter ATP-binding protein: MQQNSLSPIIQFKDFSFTYASAQEPALKDINLDIYPGEKILILGASGSGKSTLGQCINGLIPNQFEGTITGTATVAGHAVGSSSVFDLSQEVGSVLQDSDAQFVGINVAEDIAFALENRNTPRSVMRAFVDKVARRAGVVDQLRSLPYSLSGGQKQKVSVAGILGEKNQILLFDEPLAALDPQMGLSMVELIDSLNKQDGKTVIIIEHRFEDVLHRPIDRVVLLDQGRIVTVMTPDELITSDLLIQYGIREPLYISALKNMYGGLKQKEGLTQLETIDLAPYQGKQPWRNDEGSAFKEAEASGQNSQSDSDQVIVHLEDLSFGYDPEQPLIQIPELTIKRGERIAIVGENGSGKSTLAKLLTGVLKPQLGSIDRLGNPVTIQEIAQLIGYVMQNPNQMLVTDSVYREIALGLEYRQVDKDEIEDRVQQVLQVTGLYPKRNWPISALSYGQKKRLSVAIVLALEPTCIILDEPTAGSDYAHYREVMEFIDDLNQTYQMTMIFITHDMHLALEYTDRGLVIEDGHLIADRPIFDILADDQLVQRASLKKTSIFDFAKRLNLPVADFVQAFIKSEREGK, translated from the coding sequence ATGCAGCAAAATAGTCTTTCACCAATTATTCAATTTAAAGATTTTTCTTTTACCTACGCTTCCGCGCAAGAACCAGCACTTAAAGACATTAACTTGGACATTTATCCAGGCGAAAAGATTCTGATTTTAGGCGCCAGTGGGAGCGGAAAATCCACCCTGGGACAGTGCATCAATGGACTGATTCCTAACCAGTTTGAAGGGACCATCACTGGGACGGCCACTGTTGCTGGGCACGCGGTGGGATCTTCATCGGTTTTCGATTTGTCCCAAGAGGTTGGTTCGGTCTTGCAGGATAGCGATGCCCAATTTGTTGGCATCAATGTGGCTGAGGATATTGCCTTTGCTTTGGAAAACCGTAATACGCCCAGGTCTGTGATGAGGGCTTTCGTTGACAAGGTCGCTCGGCGGGCTGGGGTGGTTGACCAGTTACGGTCGCTACCCTATTCCCTGTCCGGCGGTCAGAAACAAAAAGTCTCTGTGGCAGGTATTCTAGGGGAAAAGAACCAAATTTTACTCTTCGATGAACCCCTAGCAGCCTTAGACCCCCAGATGGGACTATCTATGGTTGAACTCATTGATTCTTTAAATAAGCAGGATGGCAAGACCGTGATCATCATCGAACACCGCTTTGAAGATGTCCTCCACCGGCCTATTGATCGGGTGGTTTTATTAGACCAAGGACGGATTGTGACTGTGATGACGCCGGATGAACTGATTACTTCTGATCTCTTGATTCAATATGGGATTCGCGAGCCCCTTTATATTAGTGCCTTGAAGAATATGTACGGGGGCTTGAAGCAAAAGGAAGGCTTGACTCAGTTAGAGACCATCGACCTCGCTCCCTATCAAGGAAAACAGCCTTGGCGGAATGATGAGGGCTCTGCTTTTAAAGAAGCTGAGGCAAGTGGTCAAAATTCGCAAAGTGATTCTGACCAAGTCATTGTTCATTTAGAGGACTTGAGCTTTGGCTATGATCCCGAGCAGCCGCTTATTCAAATCCCAGAACTAACCATTAAACGAGGAGAACGTATCGCCATTGTGGGTGAGAATGGGTCAGGAAAATCCACCTTGGCCAAGCTCTTAACGGGTGTCTTAAAGCCGCAGTTGGGGAGTATTGATCGCCTAGGTAACCCGGTTACTATCCAAGAAATTGCCCAACTGATTGGCTATGTCATGCAAAATCCTAATCAAATGCTGGTGACGGATTCAGTCTACCGGGAGATTGCCTTGGGATTGGAATACCGGCAAGTCGATAAGGATGAAATTGAAGATCGGGTCCAGCAAGTCCTCCAAGTTACCGGCCTTTATCCAAAGCGGAACTGGCCAATTTCAGCCCTAAGTTACGGACAGAAAAAACGCTTATCGGTAGCCATCGTGCTTGCCTTGGAACCCACTTGTATTATTCTCGACGAGCCAACTGCTGGATCGGATTATGCCCATTACCGGGAAGTCATGGAATTTATTGATGACTTGAACCAGACCTATCAAATGACCATGATCTTCATCACCCATGATATGCACCTCGCCTTGGAATACACCGACCGGGGCTTGGTCATTGAAGACGGCCACTTAATTGCTGACCGACCGATTTTTGACATTTTAGCTGATGACCAACTGGTTCAGCGGGCGTCCTTGAAGAAGACATCCATTTTTGACTTTGCCAAGCGCTTGAATTTACCGGTAGCTGATTTTGTTCAGGCTTTTATTAAAAGCGAAAGGGAGGGAAAGTAG
- a CDS encoding ECF-type riboflavin transporter substrate-binding protein, which produces MMNKHFSTRNIVAVAIGAALFGILMTYGGIPVFTNTKLSTAYIVPIVVGALFGPVQAALVGLIGNVFADALGGSGFWLDWTVGNMFACFFIGALPLYGADIRRGIFTAKHAVIYALVSVVGLELSFGLITPLLTQVFYGGELAITITQAQVAVLTNAIVVLVVGIPLLFTLAKRYRGTANLVDED; this is translated from the coding sequence ATGATGAATAAACATTTTAGCACACGAAACATTGTTGCAGTCGCTATTGGAGCAGCCTTATTTGGGATTTTGATGACTTACGGAGGGATTCCTGTTTTTACCAATACCAAGTTATCAACAGCTTACATTGTCCCTATTGTGGTTGGGGCCCTCTTCGGACCGGTACAAGCGGCCTTAGTTGGTTTGATCGGGAACGTCTTCGCGGATGCTTTAGGCGGAAGTGGTTTCTGGCTGGATTGGACCGTGGGCAATATGTTTGCTTGTTTCTTTATCGGTGCCTTACCGCTTTACGGTGCCGATATTCGACGGGGGATCTTTACGGCTAAACACGCGGTGATTTATGCCTTGGTATCGGTGGTTGGCTTAGAACTTTCCTTTGGTTTGATCACACCGCTCTTGACTCAGGTTTTCTACGGGGGTGAATTGGCCATTACCATCACCCAGGCCCAAGTGGCGGTTCTAACCAATGCCATCGTTGTCCTTGTCGTTGGCATTCCCTTGCTCTTTACGCTGGCTAAACGTTATCGGGGGACAGCAAACTTGGTAGATGAAGACTAA
- a CDS encoding MerR family transcriptional regulator yields the protein MLRGEVQKQTGLTRKAIEYYEEKGLIAPHREENGYRSYSELDVDKLHKIATLRKLDLSLNEVEEILNNEKQLATILREKQIKSELDHRKHQLLQRLIAGESIQEIEQEISSIKKYDTMYERLQLIFPGYFGQAFFYAYQPFLNEPVKQQNAAAFEEYIDYLDSLPMIKFSEEEKDWIEKIASDIDLSMLDKVNNSKQAAVEAPNEWFESNKESVKAYLNFKESDDFKSSPLYSMNEKIKNYMEDNHYYEKAIPLIRKFSPQYDAYYKKLLEADNSLKDKL from the coding sequence ATGTTACGCGGTGAAGTGCAAAAGCAAACTGGATTAACACGGAAGGCAATCGAATACTATGAAGAAAAAGGTCTAATTGCACCCCATAGGGAAGAAAATGGCTACCGTAGCTATAGTGAATTGGATGTTGATAAACTACATAAGATTGCTACATTAAGAAAGTTAGATTTAAGTCTGAATGAAGTTGAAGAAATCCTGAATAATGAGAAGCAGCTTGCGACTATCCTTCGTGAAAAACAAATAAAAAGCGAGTTAGATCATCGCAAACATCAGTTGCTGCAAAGGCTAATCGCTGGAGAATCTATTCAAGAAATTGAACAGGAAATATCTTCGATTAAAAAATATGACACCATGTATGAACGCTTGCAATTGATTTTTCCAGGTTACTTTGGTCAGGCCTTCTTTTATGCATATCAACCTTTTTTGAATGAGCCAGTTAAACAGCAAAATGCAGCTGCTTTTGAAGAATATATTGATTATTTAGACTCCTTGCCCATGATTAAATTTTCCGAAGAAGAAAAAGACTGGATTGAAAAAATCGCTTCAGACATAGATCTATCTATGTTAGATAAAGTGAATAATAGCAAGCAGGCTGCGGTTGAAGCGCCTAACGAATGGTTTGAGAGTAACAAAGAGTCTGTCAAGGCCTATCTAAATTTTAAAGAAAGTGATGATTTTAAAAGCAGTCCCTTATACTCAATGAATGAAAAAATTAAAAATTATATGGAGGACAATCATTATTATGAAAAGGCGATTCCTTTAATAAGGAAGTTTAGCCCGCAGTATGATGCCTACTATAAGAAATTGCTGGAAGCAGATAATTCATTGAAGGATAAATTATAG